DNA from Streptomyces sp. NBC_01476:
AGGCGCGCGCAACCCGGAGGCGTGACGACAGCGCGGAGTGCTCCGGTGCCCCCCGTGCCGCCCCCGTACAGCGTCACCGCACGGGTTCGTGCTGCCGCGTCGGACAGGCGCTTACCCGGCGTCCGGCCCGTCCTGTGCGGCGCCGGCGGACGAGAACAGCGGCGCCTCGGCGCCGTCGGGAACCACCTCGCACTCGGGTCCGTTGCGCCACAGCTGGTCGGCCGTCCCGGCCGTGAGGTGCCGGGCGTAGATCTCGACCTTCGCGTGGATGATGCCGAGCGCCTCCTGCAGGTCGGCGACCTGCTGCTGCACCTTCGCCTCATGCCGGCGCAGGACCTCCAGGCGCTCGGCCTCGTTTCCGGCGCCGGCCAGCACCAGCTGCGCGTAGCGGCGGATCTCCGGCAACGGCATCCCCGACGAGCGCAGCTTCGTGCACACCTTCAGCCACTCCACCTCCTCCGGGGTGAACACGCGCCGCCCGGCCGCATTGCGCCGCACGGGTGCGAAGAACAGCCCCTCCTGCTCGTAGAAGCGAAGGGTGTGCGTGGTCAGGCCGGTCAGGGCGCTGACCGCCAATACTCAAGGTGGTCTCCGCGGCAGCCATACCGGCCAGTATACGGGTTTGACTTCGAGTCGACTTGAACTCATAGCGTCGATGACGGACACCGACGAAAGGGACACCATGCCCACCACCTGGTTCATCACCGGCACCTCTTCCGGCTTCGGCCGCATGCTCACCGAGCACCTGCTGGGCCGGGGCGACCGCGTCGCCGCGACCCTGCGCCGGCCCGAGGCGCTGGACGATCTGCGCGCCGAGCACGGCGACCGCCTCTGGGTCGCCCGACTGGACGTCACCGACCCCGCGCAGGTGCACCGCGTCGTGACCGACGCCTTCGACGCGCTCGGCACGATCGACGTGGTCGTGAACAACGCCGGCTACGGCGTCTTCGCCTCCGTCGAGGAGGCCACCGACGAGCAGATCCAACGGGTGATCGACACCAATCTGCTCGGCTCGATCCACGTCATCCGCGCCGCGCTGCCGCGGCTGCGGGCCCAGGGGCACGGACGCGTCCTGCAGGTCTCGACCGCGGGCGGCCAGACGACCTACCCGAACTTCAGCTTCTACCACGCCTCGAAGTGGGGGATCGAAGGCTTCTGCGAGACCGTGGCCCGTGAGATCGCCCCGTTCGGCATCGGCCTGACCATCGTCGAGCCCGGCGCGACGCCGACCGGATTCGGCAGCGCCCTCGACAGCGCGCCGGTCATGCCGGAGTACGACAAGACGCCCGCGGGGGATGTGCGGCGCGCGCTCGCCAGCGGTGACTTCGCCCTCCCCAACGACCCGCGGAAGATCGCGAAGGCGATGATCGACCTCGTCGACTCCGGCGCGACACCGCTGCGTCTTCCGCTCGGGTCCGACACCTATGACGACGTGCGGGCATCGCTCGCTGCCCGGCTCGCCGAACACGACGCGCATCGCGACGTCGCCTTCTCCGTCGTGACGGACGGGGCCGCCTGACCCGAGCCGTCAGTGCCGTCCGTGCCGTCAGTGCCGCAAGCGCCGGCCAGGGGCCGGCCGCACCCCCCGCGCAGGGGTGCGGCTGCCCCGGGCCGGCGCGTGACACAGACGGCCAATGATCTGATCACGACGGATCTGGCCCCCCGCGGGGGCGCTTGGAAGAGTTGCCCTCGGTTCCACCGTTCGGTGGCACAACGGAGGTCTGCAGGAAAATCGAGCAATCCGTCGCTTTGGTGACGGGGGCGAACAGAGGCATCGGCAAGGAGTTCGCCCGCGCCCTGCTGGAACGGGGAGCGTCCAAGGTGTACGCGGCCGTTCGCGACGCCGGGCGGCTCTCCGTCCCCGGCACGCAGCCCCTCCTTCTGGACATCACCGACGGCACCTCGGTGGCCGTGGCCGCCGCGCAGGCACCGGATGTGACGCTGCTGGTCAACAACGCCGGCGTCGCGCTCGCGCAGGACCTCGTCACCGGTGACCTGCGGGCGATCCGCACCGAGATCGAGACCAACCTCTTCGGCACCCTGTCGATGATCCGCGCCTTCGCGCCGGTCCTCGGCCGCAACGGCGGAGGCGGCATGATCAACGTGCTCTCCGCGGCATCGTGGTTCACCTACCTCCGCGGCCGGCCGTATGTCGCCCGGTAGGTGGGTGCGCCCGCCCTCGCGACCCTCAGCGGGACCGGGACCGTGGCGTGCGGCCGTCGGCCTCCGGGGCCGGCCGGGTCCCGTACGCTCGG
Protein-coding regions in this window:
- a CDS encoding MerR family transcriptional regulator, with amino-acid sequence MAVSALTGLTTHTLRFYEQEGLFFAPVRRNAAGRRVFTPEEVEWLKVCTKLRSSGMPLPEIRRYAQLVLAGAGNEAERLEVLRRHEAKVQQQVADLQEALGIIHAKVEIYARHLTAGTADQLWRNGPECEVVPDGAEAPLFSSAGAAQDGPDAG
- a CDS encoding SDR family oxidoreductase, translating into MTDTDERDTMPTTWFITGTSSGFGRMLTEHLLGRGDRVAATLRRPEALDDLRAEHGDRLWVARLDVTDPAQVHRVVTDAFDALGTIDVVVNNAGYGVFASVEEATDEQIQRVIDTNLLGSIHVIRAALPRLRAQGHGRVLQVSTAGGQTTYPNFSFYHASKWGIEGFCETVAREIAPFGIGLTIVEPGATPTGFGSALDSAPVMPEYDKTPAGDVRRALASGDFALPNDPRKIAKAMIDLVDSGATPLRLPLGSDTYDDVRASLAARLAEHDAHRDVAFSVVTDGAA
- a CDS encoding SDR family NAD(P)-dependent oxidoreductase translates to MTGANRGIGKEFARALLERGASKVYAAVRDAGRLSVPGTQPLLLDITDGTSVAVAAAQAPDVTLLVNNAGVALAQDLVTGDLRAIRTEIETNLFGTLSMIRAFAPVLGRNGGGGMINVLSAASWFTYLRGRPYVAR